The following proteins come from a genomic window of Nitrospirota bacterium:
- a CDS encoding RnfABCDGE type electron transport complex subunit D: protein MVLGIWPHVRTETNVNRIMYTVIATLIPAALAGIYLFGWSAIQVILVSILAALITEAGMQKALKQKITIIDGSAVLTALLLAMTLPPGSPWWMTVLGSFFSIAIGKQIYGGLGYNPFNPALVGRVALLIGFPLQMTTWENIHPFLSGADVTTGATPLGVVQVARLSHKPVPDADTHQFWNMFIGNTMGSLGETSDLLLLLGGVYLLYKHYITWHIPVSMIGTVAAFSGIFWLIDPAHYANPLFHVLSGGLMLGAIFMATDMVTCPNTPKGQLVFGAGCGLLTVIIRMWGGYPEGVSFAILLMNSLTPMIDRYIQPHLYGAK from the coding sequence GACTCTGATTCCTGCAGCCCTGGCCGGAATTTATCTATTTGGATGGAGCGCTATCCAGGTCATACTGGTCTCGATCCTGGCGGCCCTCATCACGGAAGCGGGAATGCAAAAGGCGCTCAAACAGAAGATTACCATCATCGATGGAAGTGCGGTCCTGACCGCATTATTACTGGCGATGACCCTTCCTCCTGGTTCACCCTGGTGGATGACCGTGCTAGGTTCTTTCTTCTCGATCGCGATTGGAAAACAGATTTACGGAGGATTGGGATACAATCCTTTTAATCCGGCTCTGGTCGGGAGAGTGGCACTGCTGATCGGATTCCCCCTGCAGATGACGACCTGGGAAAATATTCATCCTTTCCTCTCCGGCGCCGATGTGACCACAGGTGCTACCCCGCTTGGAGTGGTTCAGGTGGCCCGACTTTCCCATAAACCGGTGCCTGATGCGGATACCCATCAATTCTGGAATATGTTTATCGGAAATACGATGGGGAGTCTGGGTGAAACGTCTGACCTCCTTCTTCTTCTGGGGGGAGTTTACCTCTTATATAAACATTACATTACCTGGCATATTCCGGTCTCCATGATCGGGACGGTCGCCGCGTTTAGCGGAATATTCTGGTTGATTGATCCGGCGCACTACGCGAACCCGCTCTTTCATGTGCTATCGGGAGGTCTAATGCTGGGTGCGATCTTTATGGCGACCGATATGGTGACCTGTCCGAATACGCCGAAGGGACAACTGGTGTTTGGTGCCGGATGCGGCCTATTAACCGTGATTATCCGGATGTGGGGCGGATACCCGGAAGGGGTTTCGTTTGCCATCTTACTGATGAATAGCCTGACGCCGATGATTGACCGCTATATTCAACCTCATCTATATGGAGCGAAATAA